In one Desulfobacterales bacterium genomic region, the following are encoded:
- a CDS encoding AAA family ATPase, protein MQITKLKLKGFLGIKKGLGLDEIELDFAGLSGLVAFSGPNGHGKTSILDNCHPYRALASRSGALQNHCFLRDSSKELSFIHQGDTYRTLVKVDAQFGKQEGFIWKNDEPQVDGKVKNYDQYIENLFGSPALFFNSVFAAQGGQKLSDLTTGELKKLFSEFLRLDKLIEYEETAKAAANLLAGNIQTVTRDIDRVTDTVNELTKSADQYSKKAVECEIIKSEIDRTTGCLRDVEKEVATLRDQAAAENATKKRIADMKAEADRIEAEITVECNRNEQQLFVINKKLARTRLEFDFENKLFAEKDSIIKAEKQTVEAEERLSQVRTQLTTARQEQAAAQTDAKYYALEHLKHINMLERLDSNPDIAQLEQEIIVSKRDSADLARRDPACQSSTCSFIVRALAAKDSLPGLEGKLSELKDRIAKEAAEITGITLELGRQKSTAGAKLKEMSDQVFQLEKEERHLGGLIAALKSTADKAPRLRMAERNIAKLHSEVTEIEAEISRTTNDHQRTKTEKTDRLSGITRKIEALASSLGDVAQKLAKAESNAEMFRQAIESKQKFLTDLLVEKAAIERDIKSLDTAKKEVAGLQTQKIAMTNEQAEWRYLQHACSKDGLRALEIDSVAPSISGYANDILAKTFGPSQSVRFITQDPETGSEVLDIMVIREDGTETPLENLSGGEKVWSLKALRLAMTLIAKERSGRSFTSSMADEEDGQLDAENAQNFIRMYQAFMSSGGFNTCFFISHRPECVAMADHVVRFSKGEVTVQ, encoded by the coding sequence ATGCAAATCACAAAGCTGAAACTAAAAGGGTTCTTGGGAATTAAGAAAGGCCTCGGCCTTGACGAAATAGAGTTGGACTTTGCCGGCCTTTCCGGCCTGGTCGCATTCTCCGGGCCAAATGGTCACGGCAAAACGAGTATTCTCGATAACTGCCACCCGTATCGCGCCCTTGCCTCGCGGTCCGGCGCACTTCAAAATCATTGCTTCCTTCGGGACAGCTCCAAAGAATTGTCCTTTATCCACCAGGGCGACACCTACCGCACCCTCGTCAAGGTGGATGCACAATTCGGCAAACAAGAAGGGTTTATCTGGAAAAACGATGAGCCCCAAGTAGACGGCAAGGTCAAGAATTATGACCAGTACATTGAAAACCTGTTCGGTTCCCCGGCGCTTTTTTTCAACTCAGTCTTTGCAGCTCAGGGCGGCCAAAAGCTCTCCGATTTGACGACCGGCGAACTCAAGAAACTGTTTTCCGAGTTCCTCCGGCTGGATAAACTCATCGAATACGAGGAGACGGCGAAAGCCGCTGCAAACCTGCTGGCCGGAAACATTCAAACAGTAACCCGCGACATCGACCGGGTAACAGATACGGTCAACGAACTCACCAAGTCGGCGGATCAATATTCGAAGAAAGCCGTTGAGTGCGAAATCATCAAGTCAGAAATCGACCGAACCACGGGCTGTCTAAGGGATGTCGAAAAAGAAGTGGCTACCCTTCGCGACCAGGCCGCAGCGGAAAATGCAACCAAGAAGCGTATTGCCGATATGAAAGCGGAAGCCGATCGCATCGAGGCCGAAATAACGGTCGAATGCAATCGGAACGAACAACAGCTTTTCGTTATAAATAAAAAGCTCGCCAGGACACGCCTCGAATTCGACTTCGAAAATAAGCTGTTTGCCGAAAAGGATTCCATCATCAAGGCGGAAAAACAAACGGTTGAAGCAGAGGAAAGGTTGTCTCAGGTACGGACTCAATTGACAACTGCACGGCAGGAACAAGCCGCAGCACAAACCGATGCCAAATATTACGCCCTGGAGCACCTGAAGCATATCAATATGCTTGAGCGGCTCGACAGCAATCCGGATATCGCTCAGCTTGAACAGGAAATAATCGTCAGCAAACGTGATAGCGCAGATTTGGCCCGGCGTGATCCGGCATGCCAAAGCTCCACCTGTTCGTTCATCGTTCGCGCCCTCGCAGCAAAAGATTCCCTCCCTGGGCTTGAGGGTAAACTGTCGGAACTCAAAGACAGAATCGCCAAAGAGGCAGCCGAGATCACCGGTATCACCCTGGAGCTTGGCCGGCAAAAGTCCACCGCCGGCGCGAAGCTGAAAGAGATGTCAGACCAAGTGTTTCAGCTTGAAAAAGAGGAACGACACCTGGGCGGTCTGATTGCTGCCCTGAAATCGACCGCCGATAAAGCGCCGAGGCTACGCATGGCCGAACGCAACATTGCGAAGCTTCATTCTGAGGTTACAGAAATAGAGGCTGAAATATCCCGGACCACCAATGACCATCAGAGAACGAAAACCGAAAAAACCGATCGGCTCTCCGGAATAACCAGGAAGATAGAGGCGCTGGCAAGCTCACTCGGGGACGTGGCGCAAAAGCTTGCCAAGGCAGAGAGCAACGCCGAAATGTTCCGGCAGGCCATCGAATCGAAACAAAAGTTTTTGACTGACCTCCTGGTCGAAAAGGCCGCGATCGAACGGGATATAAAAAGCCTCGATACGGCGAAAAAAGAAGTGGCTGGCCTCCAAACGCAAAAAATCGCCATGACGAACGAACAGGCCGAATGGCGCTACCTGCAACACGCTTGCTCGAAGGATGGCCTCCGGGCCCTAGAGATAGATTCGGTTGCACCCTCCATTTCCGGGTATGCCAACGATATCCTGGCAAAGACGTTCGGCCCGTCTCAGTCCGTCCGGTTTATCACCCAGGACCCGGAAACCGGCAGTGAGGTCCTCGATATTATGGTGATCCGAGAGGACGGTACCGAGACGCCGCTGGAGAATCTTTCCGGCGGGGAGAAGGTGTGGAGCCTCAAGGCGTTGCGGCTGGCGATGACCCTGATTGCCAAGGAGCGCTCCGGGCGCTCTTTCACATCCTCAATGGCAGATGAGGAAGATGGTCAGCTTGACGCCGAGAATGCACAGAACTTCATCAGGATGTATCAGGCCTTCATGTCATCCGGCGGATTCAATACCTGCTTTTTTATCTCACATAGGCCGGAGTGCGTTGCCATGGCGGATCATGTGGTCAGGTTTTCTAAGGGCGAGGTGACGGTGCAGTGA
- a CDS encoding DEAD/DEAH box helicase family protein produces the protein MLRKHQAEFSDIITRIISGSPIRRAILKATPGGGKSLIPIEACRLIAAGMADALCWVVPRQALQDQGERGFLDPKFRSMLGHRFTIRAATNDANPCRGTHGFITTYQALGVDTGKTVLNDFGRRRYILILDEFHHCEADGVWTKAIAPLVESAKFAVLMTGTLERGDGKQIAFIDYATNRAGLTPDLSTGSDTAVIEYTRADALAEQAILPIHFNMHDGAVEWMDNSGNRIKRDLSKTNRKDASAAIYTALATDYSKELLSSGISHWQNTMALTDSKCLIVTADISHARETVKTLRGHGIECEIATSHESAEAKKAIHKFKYTRCDCLVTIAMAYEGLDVPAISHLICLTRIRSTPWIEQMVARAVRVDPNAGPYENQIAHIFCPDDPLFLEIVKKIEREQAPFIKPKLEHEPRAKQLGLFGGDEFGPMAPGGITPIASSLTGSRGKFLGPVPSIAPVIPIQTEREKEEALRKQIDRHVKAYARNNRYKPLKINSELKDYFGKAREEMTRPELERLQAYLNQYYRLNSFRGHSAPVPTKAVRI, from the coding sequence ATGCTGAGGAAGCATCAAGCAGAGTTTAGCGACATCATCACCCGGATTATATCAGGTTCACCAATCCGCCGTGCAATCCTGAAAGCTACCCCAGGCGGCGGGAAGAGCCTAATACCGATCGAGGCGTGCCGACTGATTGCCGCAGGCATGGCCGACGCACTGTGCTGGGTGGTCCCCCGTCAAGCACTCCAGGACCAAGGGGAGCGCGGTTTTTTGGATCCAAAATTTCGGAGCATGCTCGGACATCGGTTTACGATCCGGGCGGCGACGAACGATGCAAACCCCTGTCGGGGAACTCACGGCTTTATAACAACCTACCAGGCCCTCGGGGTGGATACCGGGAAAACCGTTCTGAATGATTTCGGGCGCCGCCGATATATCCTCATTCTCGATGAATTTCACCATTGCGAAGCGGATGGGGTATGGACAAAGGCCATAGCGCCATTGGTTGAAAGTGCCAAATTTGCGGTGCTCATGACTGGGACTCTCGAAAGAGGGGATGGCAAACAAATCGCCTTTATTGATTATGCGACCAACCGCGCCGGCCTGACACCGGATCTATCGACCGGGTCAGATACAGCCGTAATCGAATACACCCGCGCCGACGCCCTGGCAGAACAGGCCATCCTCCCCATCCATTTTAACATGCACGATGGCGCGGTCGAGTGGATGGATAACAGTGGGAACCGGATCAAGCGGGACTTGTCGAAGACGAACCGGAAAGACGCTTCGGCAGCGATTTACACCGCTCTGGCAACGGATTATTCAAAAGAGTTGTTGTCTTCAGGAATATCCCACTGGCAAAACACCATGGCGCTGACGGATTCGAAATGCCTGATTGTCACCGCCGATATCAGCCATGCCAGAGAGACCGTTAAAACTCTCCGTGGCCACGGCATTGAATGCGAAATTGCCACCAGTCACGAAAGCGCCGAGGCAAAAAAAGCTATCCATAAATTCAAATACACGCGATGCGACTGCCTGGTTACAATTGCAATGGCGTATGAAGGGCTCGATGTTCCGGCCATATCGCACCTGATTTGCCTCACCCGCATCCGCTCAACCCCCTGGATAGAACAAATGGTAGCCCGGGCCGTCAGGGTGGACCCAAACGCAGGCCCCTACGAAAACCAGATCGCTCACATTTTTTGCCCGGATGATCCGCTATTCCTGGAAATCGTGAAAAAGATCGAGCGAGAGCAGGCACCTTTCATAAAGCCAAAATTGGAGCATGAACCTCGCGCAAAACAACTCGGTTTGTTTGGAGGCGACGAGTTCGGTCCGATGGCGCCGGGTGGTATCACGCCTATAGCCTCCAGTCTCACAGGAAGTAGGGGAAAATTTCTAGGGCCAGTACCTTCCATTGCCCCGGTGATCCCAATCCAAACCGAGCGCGAAAAGGAGGAGGCGCTCCGCAAACAGATCGACCGGCATGTCAAAGCGTATGCCCGAAACAATCGATACAAGCCGCTGAAAATCAATTCGGAGCTGAAGGACTATTTCGGGAAAGCGCGCGAGGAGATGACGCGCCCGGAGCTGGAGCGACTCCAAGCGTACTTAAACCAGTATTACCGGCTTAACTCGTTCCGGGGGCACTCTGCGCCGGTACCCACCAAGGCGGTGCGGATATGA